From a region of the Desulfuromonas sp. KJ2020 genome:
- a CDS encoding amino acid ABC transporter permease, whose product MRKTPSIPMRPILFRLKRSPAFAWVKFLLLGASLIWLLLHGARNLGYHWQWYRVPRYLFTWEDGVFTWGPLLKGLGVTFEIVGISLVLAFVIALLTALARISSSAVAGLLARLYLETIRNTPLLIQLFFVYFVLSPILDLGRVTAAVLALSAFEGAYASEIIRAGIVSIHRGQWEAAHSLGLGRLDTYRSVILPQAFRRILPPLTSQAISLVKDSALVSTIAIYDLTMQGQAIVAETFLTFEIWFTVAAIYLVVTLSLAALVKGLENHLKEGAA is encoded by the coding sequence ATGCGCAAGACACCTTCTATTCCGATGCGGCCCATTCTCTTTCGCCTGAAGAGGTCACCCGCCTTTGCCTGGGTCAAGTTTCTGCTGCTCGGCGCCAGCCTTATCTGGCTCCTCCTTCACGGCGCCCGAAACCTCGGCTATCACTGGCAGTGGTACCGGGTGCCGCGCTATCTCTTCACCTGGGAAGATGGCGTCTTTACGTGGGGACCGCTGCTGAAGGGTCTGGGCGTCACGTTTGAAATCGTCGGCATCAGCCTGGTGCTGGCGTTCGTGATCGCCCTGCTGACAGCCCTGGCCCGGATTTCCTCTTCCGCCGTGGCGGGTCTGCTGGCCCGGCTGTATCTGGAAACCATCCGCAACACGCCCCTGCTCATCCAGCTCTTTTTCGTCTATTTCGTCCTTTCCCCCATTTTGGATCTGGGCCGCGTCACCGCCGCCGTGCTGGCTCTGAGCGCTTTCGAGGGGGCCTACGCTTCGGAAATTATCCGGGCGGGGATCGTCTCCATACACCGGGGGCAATGGGAGGCGGCTCACAGCCTGGGGTTGGGACGCCTGGACACCTACCGCAGTGTCATTCTGCCCCAGGCCTTCCGCCGCATCCTCCCCCCCCTGACCAGTCAAGCCATCTCGCTGGTGAAGGACTCGGCCCTTGTCAGCACCATCGCCATTTACGACCTCACCATGCAGGGCCAGGCGATTGTCGCCGAGACCTTTCTGACCTTCGAGATCTGGTTCACCGTAGCGGCCATCTATCTGGTGGTCACCCTGTCCCTGGCGGCGCTGGTCAAAGGACTGGAAAACCACCTGAAAGAAGGAGCGGCATGA
- a CDS encoding HAD family hydrolase, with protein sequence MAELTTYLFDLDGTLVDSLQDLTTAINGLRGELGLSPLSLATVKSYVGDGATMLVQRALPAATFTGDLLQNFLDRYRRHLLDHTRPYAGIPAFLDSLQGTPMGVVTNKPLDMAEEVLRGLNLRPYFGTVIGGDSCTQKKPHPAPVRQALAELGSSPASAVMIGDHRTDLISGQSAGTRTCFCSWGFGITDGNPFDFIARTPADLARLFPGCRP encoded by the coding sequence TTGGCTGAGCTCACGACCTATCTTTTTGATCTGGACGGCACCCTGGTCGACTCACTGCAGGATTTGACGACTGCCATCAACGGCCTGCGAGGTGAGCTTGGCCTTTCTCCTCTGTCGCTCGCCACGGTCAAAAGTTATGTCGGCGACGGCGCCACCATGCTGGTCCAAAGGGCACTGCCCGCCGCCACCTTTACCGGCGATCTCCTGCAGAATTTTCTCGACCGCTACCGCCGCCATCTCCTCGACCACACCCGTCCCTATGCCGGCATACCCGCCTTTCTGGACAGCCTGCAGGGAACCCCCATGGGGGTCGTCACCAACAAGCCCCTCGACATGGCCGAAGAAGTCCTGCGCGGCCTGAACCTGCGCCCCTATTTCGGCACCGTCATCGGCGGCGACAGCTGTACGCAGAAAAAACCCCATCCGGCCCCGGTAAGACAGGCCCTGGCTGAGCTGGGCTCGTCCCCGGCCAGCGCCGTCATGATCGGGGACCACCGCACCGACCTTATCTCCGGCCAGAGCGCCGGCACCAGAACATGCTTCTGCTCCTGGGGATTCGGCATCACCGACGGCAACCCCTTCGACTTCATCGCCCGGACGCCGGCCGACCTGGCGCGCCTCTTTCCGGGGTGCAGGCCTTGA
- a CDS encoding sodium-dependent transporter produces MSHAKAPRAQWASRLGFILAAAGSAVGLGNIWKFPYIAGENGGGAFVLVYLVCIAMVGLPIMMAEFMIGRHTRKDAVGAFRQLEGARSFWQVAGWVSVGAAFIICSYYSVVAGWTLDYVFRSVMGSFAGVSPEEIEGMFGGLLANGPRQILWHFLFMAMCLGIVIGGVQKGIERWSKILMPVLLFLLFLLFMNGMFSPGAREGLAFMFEPDFSKLTGASILEALGHSFFTLSLGMAAMITYGSYMAKNEDLFASSLRIALLDTGIALMAGLAIFPIVFAVGMAPAAGPGLIFKTIPVVFSQIPGGFILAILFFLLLAFAALTSNISLLESQVAFLIDEKGWGRKRATTFLAGLAFVVGLPSALSYNALGDWTPLGDLAFFDAADLIASNYLLPISGLLISIYVGWFWSGSEEKEELVAGGAGWVYPLWHFMIRYVAPLAVLVILLNKAGLFG; encoded by the coding sequence ATGTCACACGCCAAAGCCCCCAGGGCCCAGTGGGCCAGCCGTCTGGGTTTCATTCTGGCCGCCGCCGGCAGCGCCGTCGGTCTCGGCAATATCTGGAAGTTCCCCTACATCGCCGGTGAAAACGGCGGCGGCGCCTTTGTCCTCGTCTACCTGGTCTGCATCGCCATGGTCGGCCTGCCCATCATGATGGCCGAGTTCATGATCGGTCGCCATACCCGCAAGGACGCTGTCGGCGCCTTCCGCCAGCTCGAAGGGGCCCGCTCTTTCTGGCAGGTGGCCGGTTGGGTCAGCGTGGGAGCAGCCTTTATCATCTGCTCCTACTATTCAGTGGTGGCCGGCTGGACGCTGGATTACGTCTTCCGCTCCGTCATGGGGAGCTTCGCCGGGGTCTCGCCGGAGGAGATTGAAGGGATGTTCGGAGGTCTGCTTGCCAATGGGCCGCGCCAGATCCTCTGGCATTTCCTCTTCATGGCCATGTGCCTGGGCATCGTCATCGGCGGCGTCCAGAAAGGCATCGAGCGGTGGAGCAAGATCCTCATGCCCGTGCTGCTTTTTCTGCTTTTTCTGCTCTTCATGAACGGCATGTTCAGCCCCGGCGCCCGCGAAGGCCTGGCCTTCATGTTTGAGCCCGATTTCAGCAAGCTGACGGGGGCCTCCATTCTTGAAGCCCTGGGGCACTCCTTCTTCACCCTCTCGCTGGGGATGGCGGCCATGATCACCTATGGCTCCTACATGGCCAAGAACGAGGACCTCTTTGCCTCCAGCCTGCGCATCGCCCTGCTCGACACTGGCATCGCCCTCATGGCGGGTCTGGCCATCTTTCCCATCGTCTTTGCCGTCGGCATGGCGCCGGCCGCCGGCCCCGGCCTCATCTTCAAGACGATTCCGGTGGTCTTTTCCCAGATCCCCGGCGGTTTTATCCTCGCTATCCTTTTCTTCCTGCTGCTGGCCTTTGCCGCCCTGACCAGCAACATTTCCCTGCTCGAATCCCAGGTGGCCTTTCTCATTGACGAGAAGGGCTGGGGGCGCAAGCGGGCCACCACTTTTCTGGCTGGCCTCGCTTTCGTCGTCGGCCTGCCGTCGGCCCTCTCCTACAATGCTCTTGGCGACTGGACCCCGCTGGGCGATCTGGCCTTCTTCGACGCGGCCGACCTCATCGCCTCCAACTATCTGCTGCCCATCAGCGGTCTGCTTATTTCCATCTATGTCGGCTGGTTCTGGAGCGGCAGCGAGGAAAAGGAAGAGCTGGTTGCCGGCGGCGCCGGCTGGGTCTACCCCCTCTGGCACTTCATGATCCGCTACGTGGCGCCCTTGGCGGTGCTGGTCATCCTGTTGAACAAGGCAGGTCTTTTTGGCTGA
- a CDS encoding YggS family pyridoxal phosphate-dependent enzyme: MTIQNNIQNILTRIDAACRRRGRDPDQVRLVAVSKTKPAGQIEEAARAGQQLFGESYVQEFTDKREEVKLPVTWHFIGHLQSNKVKYLRGKVSMIHSVDRLSLAEEINRQWQKIGETVDILLQVNLAEEASKSGATADATEELARRLAALPHVRLRGLMTLPPYCDNPQDVRPYFSQLRHLSERIAALNLPNVSMTELSMGMSHDFEVAVEEGATLVRIGTAIFGEREYR; this comes from the coding sequence ATGACGATCCAGAACAATATCCAGAATATCCTGACCCGTATTGACGCGGCTTGCCGGCGCCGCGGCCGCGACCCGGATCAGGTCAGGCTGGTGGCCGTCTCCAAGACCAAGCCGGCCGGTCAGATCGAAGAGGCGGCTCGGGCCGGCCAGCAGCTCTTCGGCGAGAGCTACGTCCAGGAGTTCACGGACAAGCGCGAAGAGGTGAAACTGCCGGTCACCTGGCATTTCATCGGGCATCTGCAGTCGAACAAAGTCAAATACCTGCGCGGCAAGGTCAGCATGATCCACTCCGTCGATCGCCTGTCCCTCGCCGAAGAGATCAACCGCCAGTGGCAGAAAATCGGTGAGACGGTGGATATCCTCCTCCAGGTCAATCTGGCCGAGGAAGCGTCCAAGTCCGGCGCCACCGCCGATGCCACCGAGGAGCTGGCCCGCCGCCTGGCCGCCCTCCCCCACGTGCGCCTGCGCGGCCTGATGACCCTGCCCCCCTACTGTGATAATCCCCAGGATGTGCGGCCGTACTTCAGTCAGCTGCGCCACCTGTCGGAACGTATTGCCGCACTGAACCTGCCCAACGTGAGCATGACGGAATTGTCCATGGGCATGAGCCATGATTTTGAGGTAGCCGTGGAGGAAGGCGCTACCCTGGTGCGTATCGGCACGGCTATTTTTGGAGAAAGAGAGTACCGTTAG
- a CDS encoding nucleoside triphosphate pyrophosphatase, translated as MPTLDSSLAPFAPEGIVLASASPRRRELLASLSIPFTAIPSTVDEKECPGETPEEHVLRLAREKALEVASRPAVSGRWFLGSDTVVLRDDTLLGKPVDAGEAATMLRSLSGRSHRVLSSYAIYDRRQRTFVSGVVSTRVKFKELTEQEIAGYIATSEPFDKAGAYAIQGIGAFMILGIEGSYTNVVGLPLCEVVEALERIGALRLFADLPATATSPSAS; from the coding sequence ATGCCCACCCTCGACTCTTCCCTGGCGCCTTTCGCTCCGGAAGGCATCGTTCTGGCGTCGGCCTCGCCGCGCCGGCGCGAACTGCTCGCGTCCCTGTCCATTCCTTTTACGGCTATACCCAGCACGGTGGATGAGAAGGAATGCCCCGGCGAAACGCCGGAAGAGCATGTGCTGCGCCTGGCCCGCGAAAAAGCACTGGAGGTCGCCTCCCGCCCCGCCGTGAGCGGGCGCTGGTTTCTGGGGAGCGATACCGTCGTTCTGAGAGACGATACCCTGCTCGGCAAGCCCGTAGACGCCGGGGAGGCGGCGACGATGCTGCGCTCCCTCTCCGGCCGCAGCCACCGCGTCCTCTCCTCCTATGCTATTTATGACCGCCGGCAGCGGACATTCGTCTCCGGCGTGGTCTCTACCCGGGTGAAGTTCAAGGAGTTGACAGAGCAGGAGATTGCAGGGTACATTGCCACTTCCGAACCCTTTGATAAAGCGGGAGCTTACGCCATCCAGGGGATTGGGGCCTTTATGATCCTGGGGATCGAGGGGAGCTATACCAATGTGGTCGGGCTGCCCCTGTGTGAAGTGGTCGAGGCGCTCGAACGTATCGGCGCCCTTCGCCTCTTCGCCGACCTGCCCGCAACAGCGACTTCACCGTCCGCCTCCTGA